A genomic window from Diorhabda sublineata isolate icDioSubl1.1 chromosome 8, icDioSubl1.1, whole genome shotgun sequence includes:
- the LOC130448027 gene encoding nucleic acid dioxygenase ALKBH1, with product MFRESFKYYKSKDPLPTFEDVLNIHKPKLLLNNGIITKLDINKSSPQYGLRSTEDWEVYVINSRNGLIFIKNPFTPHGQRYWITRCLKDYSKKPHKLNIDNTNILKSDENWWEEGRKNKKIIDSLRWSTFGYHHDWDTKIYSEENKCPFPEDIKNMTKYVAEQFGFDDFTAEAAIINYYHLDSTLSGHTDHSEQNLEAPLFSFSFGQSAIFLIGGETIDEKPLAMYIHSGDILIMSKESRLCYHAVPRIIKTNYEVWNDEYQMENSDFKHWEPFNNYLNYSRININVRQVLNKGQLKL from the coding sequence atgtttagagaatcttttaaatattataaatcaaaaGATCCATTACCAACATTTGAAGACgttttaaatatacataaacctaaattattattaaataacggTATTATAACTAAACTTGATATTAATAAATCTAGTCCGCAATATGGTTTAAGAAGTACGGAAGATTGGGAAGTGTATGTAATAAATTCCCGTAATggtttgatttttataaaaaatccttTTACCCCTCACGGACAAAGGTATTGGATCACGCGTTGTTTGAAAGATTATTCCAAAAAACCACACAAACTAAATAtagataatacaaatattttaaaaagtgatgaaaattgGTGGGAAGAAggacgaaaaaataaaaagataatcgATAGTTTGAGATGGTCTACGTTTGGTTATCACCACGATTGGGACACTAAAATTTATTCGGAAGAAAATAAATGTCCTTTTCcggaagatattaaaaatatgactAAATATGTAGCGGAACAGTTTGGTTTTGACGATTTCACAGCCGAGGCCGCTATAATTAATTACTATCATCTGGATTCGACACTTTCCGGTCATACTGATCATTCAGAACAAAATTTGGAAGCGCCcttattttcttttagtttcGGACAAAgtgctatttttttaatagggGGTGAAACAATTGATGAGAAGCCTTTAGCAATGTATATACACAGTGGTGATATTTTAATTATGAGTAAAGAATCGAGACTGTGTTACCATGCGGTGCCTAGAATAATTAAGACCAATTATGAGGTGTGGAATGACGAATATCAAATGGAAAATTCAGATTTCAAACATTGGGAaccttttaataattatttaaattattctagaataaatattaatgttagGCAGGTTTTAAATAAAGgacaattaaaattataa
- the LOC130448030 gene encoding A-kinase anchor protein 17A, whose amino-acid sequence MNTFQICHNTTDLTPLYLPQQLYLKPIARINISLQLPNIKKIGKSVSHWDIMDQIRTLIKPEEFTTLKVTKTTVEFVRLEGELDSKDKIDRILPKIHNKMIKLKDFGELMRLKAAEWKSDFPTRRAWDDFFQNSRDMDEMKPGQRPDTVHISHLPSKWFVPYHLSGEEEVTPSEKIFYRIFEKFGQIRSIDIPICDPYRKKMNTNISGLKTSSFDNTQFFEGYVQYKDYIGFTKAMDALKNVKLVHKDEDSMLEVDIKVDFDKSKHLSEASIRRREIVRDRLVRKAREQEEKDKAQLEEMKKKEELERQKEIDLKEQKKLRRKLREEKRKAKILEKLEISGSDEINEKIANEEKKLLKVQRKLEAIRLLEELFRRIQEKNPENVPIYEGLTNQSHDELTRFKNSSELEVLNQKQKLHNALKGRVMLKTILAGGKKIKRSRSDSTDSDLSLDLDIPATRRRPTSPVIQKYPELMYDPGWVGYPSYIPPGPMFPETYPIGSFIPRGRSFPRLPNIPGPSRGGYGRRRSGYRFRGTNRGGGNFKNYPPDLEEEFLKFLNEHEDRKRKSYSPSRRSRRRTRSRSRSRRSYSHSRSRSRKRRSRSRRSRSYSYRSRSRSYTRSRTRSRSKDKRLTRSRSRNRNRSRSKSRGRSGNRENKTETNVDDRKSKSREKSVDSSSFMTPRQLQRRRERSKSWSLMREGEAKGRSWSKSPEKKE is encoded by the exons ATGAATACTTTTCAGATATGTCACAATACTACCGATCTAACACCGTTGTATTTACCCCAACAACTTTATTTAAAACCGATAGCGAGAATAAATATATCTTTACAACTtccaaatataaagaaaataggaaaaagtgTTTCGCATTGGGATATAATGGATCAAATAAGAACTCTAATAAAACCTGAAGAATTTACAACGTTAAAAGTTACAAAAACCACAGTGGAATTTGTTAGATTAGAAGGTGAACTTGATTCCAAAGACAAAATTGATCGTATTTTACCCAAGATACATAACAAGATGATAAAACTAAAGGATTTCGGGGAGTTAATGAGATTGAAAGCAGCCGAATGGAAGTCTGATTTTCCTACTAGACGAGCATGggatgattttttccaaaattcacgCGATATGGACGAGATGAAACCAGGACAACGACCTGATACCGTGCACATTTCGCATTTACCGTCAAAATGGTTTGTACCATATCATCTCTCag gtGAGGAAGAAGTAACCCCTTCCGAAAAGATATTCtacagaatatttgaaaaattcggTCAAATTAGATCAATAGATATACCCATATGTGATccttatagaaaaaaaatgaacacgAATATATCGGGATTAAAGACTTCCTCCTTTGATAATACTCAATTCTTTGAGGGTTATGTACAGTATAAAGACTATATAGGGTTTACCAAAGCTATGGATGCTttgaaaaacgtgaaattagTTCATAAAGATGAGGATTCCATGTTAGAAGTTGATATTAAAGTGGATTTTGATAAAAGTAAACATTTAAGTGAAGCTTCTATTAGAAGAAGGGAAATAGTTCGAGATAGATTGGTCAGGAAAGCCAGGGAACAAGAGGAGAAGGATAAAGCACAATtggaagaaatgaaaaagaaagaagaattggaaag GCAAAAAGAAATAGATCTGAAGGAACAGAAGAAATTGAGGAGAAAATTACGCGAAGAAAAAAGGAAAGCGAAAATATTGGAAAAGCTCGAGATTTCCGGTAGCGATGAAATCAACGAAAAGATCGCtaacgaagaaaaaaaattactcaaagtACAAAGAAAATTAGAAGCCATAAGGCTTTTGGAAGAATTATTCAGAAGGATACAG GAGAAGAATCCTGAGAACGTCCCCATCTACGAGGGGTTGACGAATCAGTCCCACGACGAATTAACTCGTTTCAAAAACTCCAGCGAATTAGAGGTGCTCAATCAAAAACAGAAGTTGCATAACGCGCTCAAAGGAAGAGTTATGCTCAAAACAATCCTCGCGGGcggtaaaaaaattaagagatcACGTTCCGATAGTACGGATTCCGATTTATCGCTCGATCTTGATATACCGGCTACAA gACGTCGACCAACCAGTCCGGTGATTCAAAAATATCCCGAATTGATGTACGATCCGGGTTGGGTAGGTTATCCTTCATACATCCCTCCAGGACCGATGTTTCCTGAAACTTATCCGATAGGCAGTTTCATACCTAGAGGCAGAAGTTTCCCGAGGCTGCCCAATATTCCGGGTCCATCTAGAG GAGGATATGGTCGACGTAGATCCGGTTATAGATTTAGGGGTACAAACAGAGGCGGAGGTAATTTCAAAAACTACCCGCCGGATTTGGAAGAAGAGTTTCTGAAATTCCTAAACGAGCACGAAGACAGGAAACGTAAATCTTACTCTCCGAGTAGGCGATCTAGAAGACGTACAAGATCTAGATCACGTTCGAGGAGATCCTACAGCCATTCGAGGAGTAGATCGAGAAAAAGACGATCCAGATCGCGGAGATCTAGATCTTATAGTTATAGATCGAGATCTAGGTCGTATACTAGATCGAGAACTAGATCCAGATCTAAAGATAAACGTTTAACCAGGAGTAGATCTAGAAATAGGAATAGATCGAGGAGTAAATCTAGAGGGAGAAGCGGAAATAGggaaaataaaactgaaactaACGTTGATGATAGAAAATCGAAATCTAGGGAAAAATCCGTGGATAGTTCTAGTTTTATGACACCTAGACAGCTTCAAAGGAGAAGAGAGAGATCGAAATCGTGGTCTTTGATGAGGGAAGGTGAAGCAAAAGGTAGATCTTGGTCTAAATCCCCggaaaaaaaagaataa
- the LOC130448034 gene encoding esterase AGAP003155 isoform X2: MNQPPVKCCPNDKMKLKILAIHGYRQNAETFKAKTGSFRKIVHKWAEFTYITAPHKVILVDDPNDLDKNNQDIGQKQYGWFFNRDDLTFRGIRKGGPAIGFEESVKFIEDVFEKEGPFDGILGFSQGACFTGLLCDLQQRGLTKFTFSFAVLASGFKSGSLPHLKYYIDRITIPTLHIFGENDQIIPTEMSEALSNCFEDPVIVKHPGGHYLPAAAAQKHDYQKFIKLQLLQKSVT; the protein is encoded by the exons atgaatcaacCGCCTGTAAAGTGTTGTCCCaatgataaaatgaaattaaaaattctcgCTATACACGGTTACAGACAGAACGCCGAAACTTTTAAAGCGAAAACAGGATCGTTTCGTAAAATAGTACACAAATGGGCTGAATTTACGTATATAACAGCCCCACATAAAGTGATTTTAGTAGACGATCCAAACgatttggataaaaataatcaagacaTTGGACAAA AACAATACGGTTGGTTTTTTAATAGAGACGATTTAACGTTTAGGGGTATAAGAAAAGGTGGACCGGCTATTGGATTCGAAGAAAGTGTAAAATTCATAGAAGATGTATTCGAAAAGGAAGGGCCTTTTGATGGTATTTTAGGTTTTTCGCAAGGTGCATGTTTCACGGGCCTTCTCTGCGATTTACAACAAAGAGGAC TTACGAAATTTACTTTCAGCTTTGCAGTTTTAGCTTCGGGTTTTAAATCTGGCAGTTTGCcccatttaaaatattatatcgaTAGAATAACGATACCGACTCTTCACATTTTCGGCGAAAATGATCAAATAATACCCACAG agatGAGTGAAGCTTTGAGTAATTGTTTCGAAGATCCTGTGATAGTTAAACATCCTGGAGGCCATTATTTACCCGCAGCAGCTGCACAAAAACATGattaccaaaaatttattaaattacaacttttacaaaaatccgtaacgtga
- the LOC130448034 gene encoding esterase AGAP003155 isoform X1 — MNQPPVKCCPNDKMKLKILAIHGYRQNAETFKAKTGSFRKIVHKWAEFTYITAPHKVILVDDPNDLDKNNQDIGQSKDEEQYGWFFNRDDLTFRGIRKGGPAIGFEESVKFIEDVFEKEGPFDGILGFSQGACFTGLLCDLQQRGLTKFTFSFAVLASGFKSGSLPHLKYYIDRITIPTLHIFGENDQIIPTEMSEALSNCFEDPVIVKHPGGHYLPAAAAQKHDYQKFIKLQLLQKSVT, encoded by the exons atgaatcaacCGCCTGTAAAGTGTTGTCCCaatgataaaatgaaattaaaaattctcgCTATACACGGTTACAGACAGAACGCCGAAACTTTTAAAGCGAAAACAGGATCGTTTCGTAAAATAGTACACAAATGGGCTGAATTTACGTATATAACAGCCCCACATAAAGTGATTTTAGTAGACGATCCAAACgatttggataaaaataatcaagacaTTGGACAAAGTAAAGATGAAG AACAATACGGTTGGTTTTTTAATAGAGACGATTTAACGTTTAGGGGTATAAGAAAAGGTGGACCGGCTATTGGATTCGAAGAAAGTGTAAAATTCATAGAAGATGTATTCGAAAAGGAAGGGCCTTTTGATGGTATTTTAGGTTTTTCGCAAGGTGCATGTTTCACGGGCCTTCTCTGCGATTTACAACAAAGAGGAC TTACGAAATTTACTTTCAGCTTTGCAGTTTTAGCTTCGGGTTTTAAATCTGGCAGTTTGCcccatttaaaatattatatcgaTAGAATAACGATACCGACTCTTCACATTTTCGGCGAAAATGATCAAATAATACCCACAG agatGAGTGAAGCTTTGAGTAATTGTTTCGAAGATCCTGTGATAGTTAAACATCCTGGAGGCCATTATTTACCCGCAGCAGCTGCACAAAAACATGattaccaaaaatttattaaattacaacttttacaaaaatccgtaacgtga
- the LOC130448028 gene encoding regulator of nonsense transcripts 1 homolog — MSVDAYGPSSQTLTFLDTEDADLIGADTQGSECDFTDFTIPSQTQASQHDHSGPKVSGIQVNNIVNKISATTTALGELQFEEDDEEGYFNAKELPDYACKYCGIHEPNCVVMCNLCKKWFCNGRGNTSGSHIINHLVRAKHKEVTLHKDGPLGETILECYSCGVRNVFVLGFIPAKADSVVVLLCRQPCAAQNSLKDMNWDQDQWKPLIADRCFLTWLVKIPSEQEQLRARQISAQQINKLEELWKENVDATFQDLEKPGVDEEPQQVLLRYEDGYQYQNIFGPLVKLEADYDKRLKESQTQENIEVRWDVGLNKKTIAYFTLAKTDGDMKLMHGDELRLRYVGEMHKTWAGVGHVIKVPDNYGEDIGIELKNGSGAPVECGSNFVVDFIWKSTSFDRMQLALRKFAVDDASVSAYIYHRLLGHEVEEVLFRCHLPKHFSAPNLPDLNRSQVYAVKHALQRPLSLIQGPPGTGKTVTSATIVYQLVKQNGGPVLVCAPSNTAVDQLTEKIHKTNLKVVRLCAKSREAIDSPVSFLALHNQIRKMEGNTELQKLQQLKDETGELSSVDEKRYRMLKKMAEKELLEAADVICCTCVGAGDPRLVRLKFHSILIDESMQATEPECMVPVVLGVKQLILVGDHCQLGPVVMCKKAARAGLSQSLFERLVVLGIRPFRLEVQYRMHPELSRFPSNFFYEGSLQNGVSAEERKLAKIDFPWPIQDRPMFFLVTQGQEEIAGSGTSYLNRTEASNVEKIATRFLRSGVKPEQIGVITPYEGQRAYLVQYMQYQGSLHSKLYQEIEIASVDAFQGREKDIIIMSCVRSNEHQGIGFLNDPRRLNVALTRAKYGIIIVGNPKVLSKQPLWNHLLSFYKEQKVLVEGPLTNLKESLIQFAKPKKLINSENPGSHFMTTSMFDAREAMVPGSVYDRSANQAINGQFNYPSHRGVPLDVFGRTHDPISYISPERAQAGMNLPVPVGMFMNMAHIPPRFYNQHQQALQARQQQQNHRNRKPPQRQKGKGGNLSQDHTQPFSQSLQLTQGMSQPGLSQAGFSLSQPGLSQAELSQDPYMAEYQSQMDGLLSQDSTYQGDRSAFYQPSAQFSQPY, encoded by the exons ATGAGCGTCGATGCGTACGGACCAAGTTCCCAAACGCTCACGTTTTTGGATACGGAAGATGCTGATTTAATAGGAGCCGATACACAAGGGTCCGAATGTGATTTTACCGATTTTACAATACCGTCTCAAACACAAGCATCTCAACACGATCACTCTGGTCCCAAAGTGTCTGGGATACAG GTTAAtaatattgtgaataaaatatcTGCTACTACCACAGCTTTAGGAGAATTACAATTTGAGGAAGACGATGAGGAAGGGTATTTTAATGCGAAGGAACTTCCTGATTACGCTTGCAAATATTGCGGCATCCACGAACCGAATTGTGTCGTTATGTGTAACTTGTGTAAAAAGTGGTTTTGTAACGGTAGAGGTAACACTTCGGGAAGTCATATTATCAACCACTTG GTAAGAGCTAAACATAAAGAAGTTACCCTCCACAAAGACGGTCCTTTAGGAGAGACCATCTTGGAATGTTACAGCTGCGGTGTGAGGAATGTGTTTGTTTTGGGGTTTATTCCTGCCAAAGCAGATTCGGTTGTCGTGTTATTGTGCAGACAACCTTGCGCGGCTCAAAATTCCTTGAAAGACATGAACTGGGATCAAGATCAATGGAAACCTTTAATAGCTGACCGCTGTTTCCTAACTTGGTTGGTTAAAATACCTTCTGAACAGGAACAATTGCGCGCCAGACAAATTTCCGCGCAACAGATCAACAAATTGGAGGAATTGTGGAAGGAAAACGTCGACGCTACTTTTCAGGATTTGGAAAAGCCGGGCGTTGACGAGGAACCGCAACAAGTTCTTTTACGTTACGAAGACGGTTACCAATATCAGAATATATTCGGTCCTTTGGTGAAACTTGAAGCGGATTATGACAAACGTTTGAAAGAATCGCAAACGCAGGAAAATATCGAAGTTAGGTGGGATGTGGGACTGAATAAAAAGACCATCGCTTATTTTACTCTAGCTAAAACCGATGGAGATATGAAATTGATGCACGGGGATGAATTACGGTTGAGATACGTGGGGGAGATGCATAAAACTTGGGCTGGAGTAGGACACGTCATTAAAGTACCCGATAATTATGGGGAAGATATCGGTATCGAATTGAAAAATGGATCGGGAGCGCCTGTGGAATGCGGAAGCAATTTCGTAGTAGATTTCATTTGGAAAAGCACCAGTTTCGATAG GATGCAATTGGCGCTACGCAAATTCGCAGTAGACGACGCTTCGGTTTCCGCTTACATCTACCATCGTTTATTGGGGCACGAAGTTGAAGAGGTTCTATTCCGGTGTCATTTACCGAAACATTTTTCTGCTCCAAATTTACCAGATTTGAATAGGTCTCAAGTTTACGCCGTCAAACACGCTCTCCAAAGACCTTTATCCTTGATACAAGGTCCTCCCGGTACAGGAAAAACCGTTACTTCCGCCACCATAGTTTACCAATTGGTGAAGCAGAACGGGGGACCG GTGCTTGTTTGTGCTCCCAGTAATACCGCGGTGGATCAATTAACGGAAAAAATCCACAAGACCAATTTGAAGGTTGTCAGATTGTGCGCCAAATCGAGGGAAGCCATCGATTCGCCCGTCAGTTTTTTGGCGTTGCACAATCAGATACGGAAGATGGAAGGTAATACTGAGTTGCAGAAGTTGCAGCAGCTCAAAGACGAAACAGGCGAATTGAGTTCGGTCGATGAGAAACGTTATAGGATGTTGAAGAAGATGGCGGAAAAAGAACTGTTGGAAGCCGCCGACGTTATTTGTTGTACGTGCGTCGGTGCCGGTGATCCGAGATTGGTCAGATTGAAGTTCCATTCGATTTTGATCGATGAAAGTATGcag GCTACCGAACCGGAATGTATGGTACCTGTTGTTTTGGGCGTGAAACAACTAATTTTGGTCGGCGATCATTGTCAATTGGGTCCGGTGGTGATGTGTAAGAAAGCCGCCAGGGCCGGACTGTCCCAAAGTTTATTCGAACGTCTCGTCGTGCTCGGTATAAGACCGTTCAGATTGGAGGTGCAATATCGGATGCACCCCGAATTGTCGCGTTTCCCTTCGAATTTCTTCTACGAGGGTAGTTTGCAGAACGGCGTCAGCGCCGAGGAACGCAAATTGGCCAAAATCGATTTCCCTTGGCCCATACAAGACAGACCGATGTTCTTTTTGGTGACGCAAGGGCAAGAAGAAATCGCCGGATCCGGTACCAGTTATTTAAACAGAACCGAGGCATCGAACGTGGAAAAAATAGCGACGAGATTCTTGAGATCCGGCGTTAAACCGGAACAGATCGGCGTCATTACGCCCTACGAAGGCCAGAGGGCGTATCTGGTGCAATATATGCAATACCAAGGGTCCCTGCACAGTAAACTCTATCAGGAAATCGAAATAGCGAGCGTGGACGCTTTCCAAGGACGCGAAAAGGACATAATTATAATGTCGTGCGTCCGTTCCAACGAACATCAGGGTATCGGTTTCTTGAACGACCCCCGTAGATTGAACGTCGCTTTAACCAGAGCCAAATACGGTATAATAATAGTCGGTAATCCGAAAGTGTTATCCAAACAACCGCTTTGGAATCACCTGTTGTCCTTTTACAAGGAACAAAAAGTTTTGGTCGAAGGTCCTTTGACTAATCTGAAGGAATCGCTCATACAATTCGCCAAAccgaaaaaattgatcaattcCGAAAATCCCGGTTCGCATTTTATGACCACGTCGATGTTCGACGCCAGGGAAGCCATGGTGCCGGGTAGCGTCTACGATCGCAGCGCCAATCAG GCGATTAACGGACAATTCAATTACCCCAGTCACAGGGGTGTGCCATTGGACGTTTTCGGCAGAACTCACGATCCAATCAGTTACATATCACCCGAAAGGGCACAAGCTGGGATGAATTTGCCGGTGCCGGTCGGTATGTTTATGAATATGGCCCACATACCGCCCAGATTTTACAATCAACATCAACAAGCTTTGCAg GCCCGTCAACAACAACAAAACCATCGCAACAGAAAACCGCCTCAGAGACAGAAAGGTAAAGGCGGCAATTTGAGTCAAGATCACACGCAACCGTTCAGCCAAAGTTTGCAATTGACGCAAGGTATGTCGCAACCGGGTTTATCTCAAGCCGGTTTCAGTTTGAGTCAACCGGGTTTGTCGCAGGCTGAACTCAGTCAAGATCCTTATATGGCAGAATATCAATCGCAGATGGATGGATTGTTATCGCAAGATTCTACTTACCAGGGAGATCG